In Rhododendron vialii isolate Sample 1 chromosome 9a, ASM3025357v1, the following are encoded in one genomic region:
- the LOC131299948 gene encoding protein FAR-RED IMPAIRED RESPONSE 1-like: MDRQAEVEEGVEQIETSVCGELSVCEYERNQEPFEGMLFDTEEAARAFYDEYATQVGFVTRVLSSRRSERDGSIISRGLGCRDGSYNKKRDRRREGCTAKFLVKKEKSGAWAVKNFVSDHNHPLVVTLPNRRPNLDEKDRKIQELTAELRVKKKLNAAYRDQLRSLMKDVEDHSENLSTKAQVVLNNLRELEAKRKELPRRG, translated from the exons TGGATAGACAAGCCGAAGTGGAAGAAGGAGTTGAGCAAATAGAAACCTCTGTATGTGGGGAACTAAGTGTGTGTGAatacgagagaaatcaagagCCATTTGAGGGAATGCTCTTTGACACGGAAGAAGCTGCACGAGCATTCTATGATGAATATGCTACCCAAGTGGGGTTTGTTACCCGTGTACTATCTTCGCGGAGGTCAGAGCGTGATGGGTCAATTATTTCCCGTGGACTTGGATGTAGAGATGGGTCTTATAATAAAAAGAGAGACAGACGGCGAGAAGGTTGTACGGCAAAGTTTCTAGTGAAGAAAGAGAAGTCGGGAGCATGGGCTGTCAAAAATTTTGTGAGCGACCACAATCATCCCCTGGTTGTTACATTACCAAATAGACGTCCAAATCTG GATGAGAAAGATAGGAAAATTCAGGAACTGACAGCGGAACTGCGGGTTAAGAAGAAACTAAATGCAGCATATCGTGACCAGTTACGTTCTCTTATGAAAGACGTGGAAGACCACAGTGAAAATCTATCTACCAAAGCCCAAGTTGTTCTTAACAACCTCAGGGAACTTGAAGCTAAAAGGAAGGAGCTTCCACGCCGTGGGTAG